The genomic interval AATCAGTATGGtgctttctgattggctgagaatGTTTATACcaacaatataaaacatatacagaATTTAATCACTGAAACTTTAGTCAGTTCAGATATTTTCACTTTGTGAACATACTGAGGCATGCTATCTCATTATTCACTgaagaaacaaataataatgtaaattataaaaaaaaataattagtctATAAGCAgacatcatttttattcagcTCATCATTTCTTAAATGTGTGATTTACATATCATTTATGTATCACTTACATAAAATGACTCATTGCTTCATTTCCATCTCCCACTCAATGATTCATTTCCACCTGTGCTGCtttaaatattcacatattCACCTATAAACTTacctcacctcacctctctctctcttacacacacacacacacacacacacacacacacacacacacacacacacacacacacacactgcattaaaGCTTTAGATGATTCCAGTGCATCTGTCAGGCTGTGCAGTatgcagaggtgggtagagtatccaaaatctgtactcaagtaaaagtacaagtacttatggaaaatttactcaagtaagagtaaaagtaacaatcttaatagttacttgagtaagagtaaaaaagtatctgatgaaaaaactactcaagtagttagttactagttacttctcatctgattgatatgaagcaaaaaccctgattttcaaactacttggagagctttcacacacctgtccttaaaagtctctttattctgctaatataaaacacaggttgaaatatatatatatatatatatatatatatatatatatatatatatatatatatatatattatatatatatatatatatatatatatatatatatatatatatatatatatatatatatatatatatatatatatatatatgttactacccacctctggcaGTATGTCATGTTTTCATCACATTGGTTTATAGAGTCAATACATCATGAAAAGTGTGAATTCTCCTAAAACAGCCCATTTGACTTGATTAGAATCACTTGGTCTTTTACCAGTAAATCTGTGCATATGGTAGACTCAGATtcatgttcttggctgacaggtgTGAAACCTGTCAGCCTTTCTACTATATTCTTTCTATTGGCAACTCGAACCAATCTAGCAATTTCCTCTTTCCTCCATCTTATCAACAAGATGTATACACCCAGGATAATATATCCTAGCAGCTCTTTGAGATACTTAAACCAGCttttttcagaatcagaatcagaatcagaaaggtctttattgccaagtatgttttcacatacgaggaatttgttctagtacagaagctccacaatgtaaaaacagaatggcattgatAAGGcatgaacacatacagtatataataaatgcagttgaatgtacagtggataaaaaggcaattgtatgtacagtggataataaaggcagttgtatgtacagtggataataaaggcagttgtatgtacagtggataataaaggcagttgtatgtacagtggataaaaAAGGCAATTggtatgtacagtggataaaaaagccaattgtatgtacagtggataaaaaaggcaattgtatgtacagtggataataaaggcagttgtatgtacagtggataataaaggcagttgtatgtacagtggataaaaAAGGCAATTggtatgtacagtggataaaaaaggcaattgtatgtacagtggataaaaaggcagttgtatgtacagtggataataaaggcagttgtatgtacagtggataataaaggcagttgtatgtacagtggataataaaggcagttgtatgtacagtggataaaaaaggcaattgtatgtacagtgaataaatgtgcaaatcgaaatataaatgtgtttttggcACCAATATCCATGGCAAAGTCACAGAAATCACACTTTTTCATGATTCTGTATATTCTGACTGTACATACAGTTTACGTACAAGTTGACTGAGTTAACAGAGTGCTGCACTGGAAGTTTATATCTTACTGCAAGACTGTTTAGACCTTTGTGACTGtttatatgcgtgtgtgttttgaataCGTAGAGCCAAATATCCCGAATTGGCAACCCAGTTATTTCTTTTCGCAGGACATTACGCAAATTATACGTCAACACAAGACACGCATATTTACACTGTGCAACCGAAACAACAGGATCACAGtaaacacttcacacacttGATTTTTAACCGAAGGTAAGCAATAGTTTAGAAATTCTCTCTAGTTTTAATATGAACTGTGCGCGCTCCCGAAAACTGCACTTTAACGTGAACTTTTCCGTTTttccatgttgttgtttttaaggggtcaagccccgaaggggcgtagacacctattgttatcgttagttttattattattattattattattattattattattattattattattattattattattattattattcctcttccgccaatgaagtcaatggcagcccatagaaccgtgcgtaggaaagttatgaaatttggcacacatgtagaggccagtcttacaagttactatagcaactttggtgtgtctagctcaaaccctctagcgccaccaacagtccaaaaaaccaattttgtgctgaatcgtaaggcctagaggcaaaattcttgcaacatcagaatcagaatcagaaaggtctttattgccaagtatgttttcacatacgaggaacacacacacacttacacacacatttacacacctcactcacactcgcacacttactcacactcgcacactctcatactcactcgcacactcacatactcacacactcacatacacacttgcacactcacatacacacactcacagttacacactcacacacactcacatacacactcacatacacacactcacagttacacacacactcacacttacacacactcactcacacttacacacacacacattttgaattttcacgttaagttcagtattttaccaatgcaattccatatcgctacgaaacttggtatggttcatcagcgacatgttctgagcgcatctgattggcttgaccccagtatcgctgcttgcagctatatttatttttgttgttgtttttgtattgtcATTTTTCTCAATTTGTAATAGCTACAACCATACAAAGTTAAAGAAACACCGCTCACTCAGGTTTGTTGCTTTGTGCCTCTCTGTTGTTTAaacggtttaaaaaaaatttgctttaacaatacaatattttacaatgtaatgtaaagtagtgagtgtacagcttgtataacagtgtaactTTGATGTCCCCTCAAATTAACTCAACACAGCCATTattgtctaaaccgctggccacaaaagtgaataCACCCAAGTGAAAAGGTcaaaattgggcccaattatcCATTTTCGTGTCATGTGACTAGTTAGTGTTACCAGATCTCAGGTGTGATtagggagcaggtgtgttaaattgttgctctacataaagatgcaGGATATAtgaagattgccaagaccctgaaactcaGCTGCAGCACGGTGGTCAAGACAATAcagtggtttaacaggacaggttccactcagaacaggacTCGCCATGATTGACCAAAGAAGTTGAATGCATGTGGCcagcgtcatatccagaggttgtgtttgggaaatagacgtactgtatgaatgctgccagcattgctgcagaggtgtGAAGGGGTGTGaggtcagcctgtcagtgctcagaccatatgcagcacactgcatcaaattggtctgcatggctgtcatcccagaaggaagcctcttctaaagatgatgcatgAGAAAGCATGCAAActgtttgctgaagacaagggaactaaggacatggattactggaaccatctCCTGTTGTCTGATGAGACTAagaaacttatttggttcagatggtgtcaagcgtgtgcggcagcaaccaggtgaggagtacaaaggcaagtgtgtcttgcctacaggcAAACATGATGGTGGGAGTGTCATAGTCTGTGGCTGCAGGAGTGCTGCcagcactggggagctacagttccttgagggaaccatgaatgccaacatgtacagtactgtgacatactgaagtaGAGCATGACCCTCTCAAAATAtagccacacaaaatatttacactttggacacaatttggacattttcacttagggttgtactcacttttgtggccagtggtttagatattaatgtctgtgtgtttgagttcttttgaggggacagcaaatttacactgttattcaagcggtacactcactacttttaCATTGTAGCTGTCACatgaaagattaaaataaaaaatgtacacaaatgggaggggtgtactcacttctgtgagatactgtatgttttgtgtgtgcaaaactcctgggcccctaagcaaggcccttaaccctcagtttcTCAGCTGTTTAAAAAACGGTATTGGCTGGTTTTTATTTGATCTAAATTGCCTGTGGGTCTGATGCAAATGTTCTTATGTAATTCCTCTTACAGcaatgtcagtaaagaaagCATCCAAACCGAACCTGAGCCACTCCCAGGTGACAGAATTGACTGCACGTCTTTTTGGGCTAACTGTATCTACCATACATCCTCTGCCCAGTTACGATGATCAGAACTtccatgtggtgtgtgtggatgctggTGACTTTGTGTTGAAGGTCATGAACTCTACAGATAGTGAGAATATGAAACTACTCGAGGTGCAGACACACAGCATGAACCTCTTGCAGCAGAATGGACTTCCTGCACAGAAGGCTCTATGCACTGTCACAGGGAAGATGATGAGTCTGGAAGAGTTAGGTACTCACCTTCTGAACTCTTCATTCTGTGCGTTCCTTTAGTTTCATTATATGGTCACAGCTTCCAGTTCCCTTTCCCTAACTCGGTGTGCTTGTTGGTCTGGAGGTGTCAAACCCTCAAACAAACCATTCTAATGTCTGAAATCGCACAGGGAATAGGGAACATAGCCATTCAAGCCAACAAGTACTGTAAATGAGCTCTGTTCAGCCTTCTAACAAGTAAATGACCTCTGTTCAGTTCAGCTCAGAGTGTTTTGATTGGTGGGTGAGTCTTTTTAATTCATTGTGATATCACTATGCATTAAGCACTAGGCTTGCACGCTCTGCGTactctcctcacacacagagatcatgGTCAGTTTTTGCACTCATGGATGCCCCACCAAAGATTACTTTGGCATTGTCAGTATTTGCAGTTATGTTTTTCTTGTTATACACACAGGAAGAATAAAGGAAAACTTGTTGTTCCTGTGACGATGTTATGATTTGATGTGATTTGCCCTGATTGATCCATAGATTGTGGATATGGCCTTCAGAAATATCTGGTGCGTCTGCTGACGTACCTGCCTGGAACTCCAATGGCCAAAATCACCTGTACGCCACAGCTACTGTATGAAACGGGAAAAATGGGTGCCATGCTGGACAAGATTTTACTGTCGGTAAGATGTCACTTTAACAACttggtttatttgtattttaacaaTGAAATTTATTAATATAAGCAATTATTATAGAATGGAAGAAAATCCAtctgagaaaaacagaaagaacttttatttttttaataaagatggAGCATGAGAACCTCGGTGCTCTTCAGAGGGAGAACTTCATCTGGAGTTTGTCCTGCGTTCCTCTGATAAATGATTATCTCCATGTGATGGATGGAGATCCAATGCAGCTAATCATTAGAGGAGTT from Tachysurus vachellii isolate PV-2020 chromosome 1, HZAU_Pvac_v1, whole genome shotgun sequence carries:
- the hykk.2 gene encoding hydroxylysine kinase, producing the protein MSVKKASKPNLSHSQVTELTARLFGLTVSTIHPLPSYDDQNFHVVCVDAGDFVLKVMNSTDSENMKLLEVQTHSMNLLQQNGLPAQKALCTVTGKMMSLEELDCGYGLQKYLVRLLTYLPGTPMAKITCTPQLLYETGKMGAMLDKILLSMEHENLGALQRENFIWSLSCVPLINDYLHVMDGDPMQLIIRGVLDQYRNQVIPKLPSFRKCINHGDLNDHNILVKQDGPSCYRISGILDFGDMSSGYFVFELAITIMYMMIESRNPLEVGGQVITGFESIFPLNSDERDALYTLVLSRFSQSLVYARSAVLQQPENEEYLMITAKNGTRLLQLLWEKGKEEVEKAWFEGAANI